A window of Luteitalea sp. genomic DNA:
CATTCAACACGCCACAGTTCGCGCTGCCAAACGGGGGCGTGACCAACGCAAGCTTTGGTCAGGTATCAGCACAGGCCAACGCCCCTCGCGAGATCCAGCTCGCCCTGAAGCTGTCCTGGTGATCGACGTCTGTTCCGTCGCCCAGTTCACGAGCCATCTTTGGAGGACCTCGAAGGTGAGAAGAGCTATTGTCGTGATGCTGTCATGTGCCGTGGGCCTGGCTTGCGGCGCCACCGATTCCTCCCGGGCCGAGTATGACCTCGTGGTGTACGGCGGCACCTCGGCCGGCGTGACCGCCGCCATACAGGCGGCCCGCATGGGCAAGAGCGTCGTGTTGATCGAGCCGGGCCGACATCTGGGCGGGCTGACCAGCGGCGGCCTGGGCGCGACAGACATTGGGAACAAGGCGGCCATTGGCGGTATTGCGCGAGAGCTCTATCGGAGGATCGCCGACTACTACGCCCAAGACGAAGCCTGGGTCTATCAGACGCGAGATGAGTACGAGAGCTCGCGCCAGAGCGCAGATGACGACACGATGTGGACCTTTGAGCCACGCGTGGCGGAAGCGGTGTTGCGAGAGATGATTGAAGAGGCCAACGTTCCGGTGGTTTACGGGGAGCGGCTGGACTTACAAGACGGCGTGACCACGGACGGAACAGCGATTACCCAGATTACGATGGAAGGCGGCAAGACCTACAGCGGCCGGATCTTCATTGATACTACATATGAAGGCGACCTGCTGGCCGGCGCAGGCGTTTCCCATTTTGTCGGGCGCGAGGCCAACTCGACGTACAATGAAACACTCAACGGTGTGCAGACCGAGAGCGCTGTCTCGCATCAATTTCGATTCCCCGTCGATCCGTATGTCGTTTCCGGGGACCCCACCAGTGGCCTACTGCCGTATGTCCATGCAGACCCGCCCGGCGAGGAAGGCGCTGCGGACAAGCGAGTACAAGCGTTCAATTTTCGCCTGTGCCTGACCGATGTTCCAGAGAATCAGATTCCGTTTCCCAAGCCAGACGGTTACGCGTCGGAGAGCTACGAGCTGCTGTTTCGCTACTTTGAAGCGGGCGAGGACCGTATCCCCTGGATCAATACGCGGATGCCCAACCGCAAGACGGACATCAACAACAAGGAAGTCTTTTCGTCCGACTTCATTGGCATGAGCTATGACTACCCCGAAGCGGACTACGCGACAAGGGAGCGATCGTTCGATGCGCACCGACGTTACCAGATGGGCCTGATGTGGGCCCTGGCCAATGAGCCGCGCGTGCCCGAGGCTATTCGAAACGAGGTTGCCCGGTGGGGCCTGGCCAAGGATGAGTTCGTCGACACTGGCGGGTGGCCTCATCAGCTCTATATTCGGGAAGCACGGCGCATGATCGGCGACTACGTGATGAGCGAGCGTAACTGCAGAGGCACGGAGGTGGCTTCGACGAGCGTTGGGCTTGCGGCGTACACGATGGACTCACACAACGTCCAGAGATACGTGAAAGACGGCAAGGTGCTGAACGAAGGGGATGTTCAGGTGGGAGGATTTCCTCCCTATCCGATTGCGTTGGCCTCGATCGTGCCGAAAGCGGATGAATGTCGCAACCTCGTAGTGCCGGTGAGCCTCTCCGCAAGTCATATCGCCTTTGGGTCCATCCGGATGGAACCGGTCTTCATGGTGTTGGGGCAGTCGGCGGCAACGATTGCCGCGCATGCCATCGATGAAGATGAGGCCGTGCAGCGGATTGACACAGACGCATTGCAGAAGCGACTGTTGAAGGACGGCCAGATTCTGTCCTGGACCGAGACCACGACCAATTGAGCCTCCGCTCGCGTGGGAATGCGTATGCCCGTCGCGTGGCTTCTGCTCCTGCCGCTGGCTGCGGGCGTTCAAGACCCGCGTGCAGAACGGCTCCCGCCGCTACCGGAGCTGCGCCCGGAGCGCTTCGAGCCAGCGATCCGCGAAACGGTGAGCGCCGCGTACGAACAGGCGCGCAGAAGGCCACGGGATGGAGAGGTCAACGGGCGCCTGGGGATGGTGCTGCAAGCGCACCAGCAGCTCGAATCCGCCACCCGCGCCTACCAACGCGCGACCCTTCTCCAGCCCAAGGCCTTTCGCTGGCACTATCTGCTTGGTACCGTCCGGGCGGAACGAGGAGAGATGGAGCACGCAGCGCACTCGCTTCGAGCGGCTCTCGACAGACGACGCGACTACTTTCCGGCGCAACTCAAGCTGGCGGAAGCGCTGTTGGCCCTTGGCCACGTGCAGGCCAGCCTAGATCTGTACGAGCAGGCCGCGGAGGCGCATGGCGATTCAGCCCTGCTGCATTACGGATTGGGCCGTGCTCACCTCGCGGCCGGAAACCTCCGCATGGCCGAGCAGAGCTATCTCAGGGCATGCGAGGCTTCGCGTGACTTCGGTGCCGCGCACTACGCCTTGGCGCGGCTCTACACCACGCTTGGAGACACGGCGAAAGCCGAGCGGCAGCTGGCCTCGTATCGCTCGGCACGTGCGCCCGCGCCCACCGCCGACGATCCTTTGCTGCAGGAGGTGATCTCGCTGCGCTCCGGCGCCCGCGCCCACCTGGAACGAGGGCTCGTCCACCAGCAAGATGGGGAGATCGAGCAGGCCATCGCAGCCTATCACCATGCCCTGAGGATTCAGCCGGACTACGTTCAGGCACACGTCAATCTGCTGTCCGCGTACATCGGCCTGCGCGATTGGGACAGGGCCACCGAACACTACGAGAAAGCCATCGCCCTGCACCCGGATTCGGCTGAAGCCCACTACAACTACGGCATCGTCTTGAGCCGCCAGGGGCGCCGCCGCCGGGCGCACGAGGCGTTGCGACAGGCGCTCGAGATCAATCCCCTCTACGCTGAGGCGCACAACAACATTGGGTACGTCGAGGTCCAGGAAGGACATCTGGAGCTGGCTGCCAAGCACTTCCGGCTCGCGCTCGAGCAGAGGCCGGGCTACCGGGAGGCTCAATACAATCTGGCGCGCGTGCTGATGCGGCGACGCGAGGTGCACGAAGTCATCGCGCTCCTGGAGGGCAGCATCGACGACGCAGACGACTACGCACCACGCCTTTTGCACACGCTGGCAGATGCGTGTGCACAGGTCGGTCTCCTCGAGAAGGCCATCTCGTACGCCCGCCAAGCGGCGGAGGTGGCCGTCTCACGAGGACAGCACACGCTTGCCCGCCAGATCAGGGAGGAGCTGAGCGCTGCAGAGAAGGAGCGCTCGAAGCACCCGTGAGACCGATTCATCCTCTTGCGGCGGTACTGATGGCG
This region includes:
- a CDS encoding tetratricopeptide repeat protein — protein: MRMPVAWLLLLPLAAGVQDPRAERLPPLPELRPERFEPAIRETVSAAYEQARRRPRDGEVNGRLGMVLQAHQQLESATRAYQRATLLQPKAFRWHYLLGTVRAERGEMEHAAHSLRAALDRRRDYFPAQLKLAEALLALGHVQASLDLYEQAAEAHGDSALLHYGLGRAHLAAGNLRMAEQSYLRACEASRDFGAAHYALARLYTTLGDTAKAERQLASYRSARAPAPTADDPLLQEVISLRSGARAHLERGLVHQQDGEIEQAIAAYHHALRIQPDYVQAHVNLLSAYIGLRDWDRATEHYEKAIALHPDSAEAHYNYGIVLSRQGRRRRAHEALRQALEINPLYAEAHNNIGYVEVQEGHLELAAKHFRLALEQRPGYREAQYNLARVLMRRREVHEVIALLEGSIDDADDYAPRLLHTLADACAQVGLLEKAISYARQAAEVAVSRGQHTLARQIREELSAAEKERSKHP
- a CDS encoding FAD-dependent oxidoreductase, translated to MLSCAVGLACGATDSSRAEYDLVVYGGTSAGVTAAIQAARMGKSVVLIEPGRHLGGLTSGGLGATDIGNKAAIGGIARELYRRIADYYAQDEAWVYQTRDEYESSRQSADDDTMWTFEPRVAEAVLREMIEEANVPVVYGERLDLQDGVTTDGTAITQITMEGGKTYSGRIFIDTTYEGDLLAGAGVSHFVGREANSTYNETLNGVQTESAVSHQFRFPVDPYVVSGDPTSGLLPYVHADPPGEEGAADKRVQAFNFRLCLTDVPENQIPFPKPDGYASESYELLFRYFEAGEDRIPWINTRMPNRKTDINNKEVFSSDFIGMSYDYPEADYATRERSFDAHRRYQMGLMWALANEPRVPEAIRNEVARWGLAKDEFVDTGGWPHQLYIREARRMIGDYVMSERNCRGTEVASTSVGLAAYTMDSHNVQRYVKDGKVLNEGDVQVGGFPPYPIALASIVPKADECRNLVVPVSLSASHIAFGSIRMEPVFMVLGQSAATIAAHAIDEDEAVQRIDTDALQKRLLKDGQILSWTETTTN